Below is a genomic region from Criblamydia sequanensis CRIB-18.
ACAGGGACTAAAAATAGATACCTGGCATTTTCTTTCATCCCTTGATCATGAGTTAATTCAACACTTTGCTGAAGTCCCATTCCGATGCCTATGGCAACAAGAAGAAAGCCAAGCTGCATTCCGGCTAGAGGCTCATATCGGCCATGACCATAAGGATGGTCTCTATCAGGGGGTTTTACAGCAAGTTTTATAAATATGAATAGGAGAATAGAAGACACTATATCAATAGCTGTGGCCAAACCATCCATGAAAAGAGAGGCGCTTCCATAATAAAGATAGGCAAGCATTTCAACGAGCACAATAAGGACTCTTGAGGAAATACCGAAAAATAAACTCATGGTCAGAGCGCGGGCTCTTTCATTTCTTGCTTTTTTTGCGGAAGGGGGGGGTTTTAAAGCTTTCGGAAACATCAATAATACCTAATTTTAAGAAAACGCTTGATCCCATTCCGACTCTTTAAAGCCGAGAAGTTTAATCTTGGGTGAAATAACAAAGGGTCTTTTTACAAGCATCCCTGATTTATTGAGAAGCTCTAAAGCCTCTTCGTTTGATAGCGTTGGAAGAAGGTCTTTTAAGTTTTTATCCTTATACTCATTCCCTGAAGTGTTAAACAATTTTCTTACTTCCCCGTTTTTTTCATCCAACATAAGCTTTAGTTCCTCTAAGCTTGGCGGCGTTTCTTTAATTGGAATGGCTGCAAAGGGAATATTGTTTTCTTTTAAAAAGAGAATTGCTCGTTTACAAGTGGAACAGTTTTCTAGGATATAAATTTTAATTGGTTCTTTATTCATGAGTCTACTGGCTTTTTAATTTTAGAGCTTAAATTGGCCCGCCAAGTAAGATTTTGGGCGGGCCGATAATACCTATTTAATAAACAAGTCATCAACTGCTTTTAAAAGAGCTTTTTTTAAAGGCTCGCAATCGGTTAGGAGATCCTCGGCTGTTAATTTATAAGGAATATCCGGTGTAACGCCTAAATTTTCAATAGGTTTTAAATTGGCTCTTTCGGCAATCGAGCCTGTATAACGGTAGTTGGCAATCCCTAAGATATTCGGGAAGTCAGCTGTAGCTATATAACCTCCGGCACCGGCAGTCCTTGATCCAAATATTTTAGCTCGCTTAGCATCTTGCATAATAGCCGGAAAAAAATCGGCGCATGAAAAATCAAGCGAGTTTGTTAAGATAAGAATATCTTTCGTATAGCGGCATTTTGGGTGAGGGTTGATATAGTCAAATCCAGCTAAAGAAAACGGCTTTGTGATGGATCTTCCGGCATTCCATTCGTCGATAATATAGTTATAATAGTTTATAAAGCATTGAGCCGTTTCAAAATCTACCGGGATGCCTTCGAGGGTGTCTCCTATTACTTCCTTAGCTT
It encodes:
- a CDS encoding Spx/MgsR family RNA polymerase-binding regulatory protein encodes the protein MNKEPIKIYILENCSTCKRAILFLKENNIPFAAIPIKETPPSLEELKLMLDEKNGEVRKLFNTSGNEYKDKNLKDLLPTLSNEEALELLNKSGMLVKRPFVISPKIKLLGFKESEWDQAFS